Sequence from the [Bacteroides] pectinophilus genome:
ACTTCAAGGATTGGAGACAACATGCATGGATTTACTTAATCAGGCAAATGTAACTATTTCAGAGTTAAGCAGTAAAGAGGGAGAGTCTTTTGAAAAATATGATAAGTTGATGAGCGAAGTGGCTATTTGGCAAAAGTATCAAGGAGCATTAACAGAAGTGCTATACATGATTGCAGATTTGAACTATACATTACATTTAGGAGCCATATCAAAGAAACAATGCTATGCCGCTTATTCTGATATGTATGCTATGGAAAATAACTTAATTGATAAGCTAAGAAAATGGCACGAATTTCATAAAAAGAAGTTTAAAATAGATGTCGATCAGGCACGTATGGAAAGACAGGGAATAGATGCAGCAATACATAAGCCACTAGAGCTGATTAGTGAAAAATGGAAATATAGGAATATAGGAAAAGAAGCGGTTACAAATATCCGAGTGCAAAGAAACATTCAAATTAATGATAGAACTTTGGATATGAGAGACCTGTACAACGAAGATGTAAGGCTTATAGCAAAAGAGGGAAAACTGTATTATAGCACGATATGAGTTATAGAGGACACAAGTGGTCCTCTATTTTTTATTCATCATCGTCTTCAAAAGTAAAGATGTCTTCTACTGTAGTATCAAAGACTTTGGCAATATCCATAGCAAGTTTTAAGGAAGGATTGTATCTGCCATTTTCGAGATTACCAATAGTTTCACGCCGGACGCCTACAAGTTTGGCGAGTTCGGCTTGCTGCATATTGCGTTCTTTGCGAAGTTCATGAAGTCGGGTTTTTAGTATTGGCATTAGCAGCCCTCCTTTTCATACTTCAGAAAGAGCAATCCGGGAAGTATCTGTGATGCAGCAACGAAAAATCCGTATGCTTTGTAAAAAGGAAATGAAATAAAGCCAGATATAATTCCTACTGTCATCATAGAACAAAGCAGTATCTCAAGGCTCATACTTTTAGCTGCCCAGATATGCTGTATACTCATTTCATCATCGGATTCCTGTCTGACTAAT
This genomic interval carries:
- a CDS encoding helix-turn-helix transcriptional regulator, with translation MPILKTRLHELRKERNMQQAELAKLVGVRRETIGNLENGRYNPSLKLAMDIAKVFDTTVEDIFTFEDDDE